The genomic DNA CCTGCCAACTGAGAGACATCGACATCGAGGTCAAAAATCCCCGACGGGCTGAGTAGCTGATAAAGACGCAACAGGTCGTTCGGTAAAACCGATTGAATTCGCTGATCAATTTTTAAATGAGTCGCTTTCACCACGAAATTTTTCGACCAGTCCGGCCCAACTCTTTGAGCGACCCCATCAATAAAGAGCGAGCTTTGATTATTTGAAGCTTGAAAGTTCTCGACCTTCAGCCTGTTCGGAGTCGCTTCGATTTTCGCTCGGACGTCGTACAACGGGATAGGAAGAAATAGATCGGAAAGCTGTCCATGCTCAATTTCTGCCTGGACAGAATAATCGAGTGGGGCATCCTTACTTATACGACCTGCTGAGAATTGAAGCTTCAGATCGGCACGAATGAAGGATTCCCCGCTTTGAGGCGTTCCCTCTGGACCTTCCGGAGCAATTGCTAACGGGATTCCCTGCCCATTTGATGAGACCGTTTTGAGCTGCTGGTTTTGCCTCGTCCGTTCCTGACGGGCAAGATATTGTGGTGTCTGATGAAGCTCAGCGAGCCTTGCTCCGACTTCGGGTATCCAGAGCCCTGTTTTATCGAGCATCGGTTCATTGATGCGAATTGTGCCAGCACTCCCAGCGAGTTTCCACTCTCCAGTTTGAGCGTCGAAAAGACCATCCAGCGAGACCGGTCCCAGAGAGTCTGCCACTGCTCTCCCAACGATTTCGTATCGTTGACGAGCCTCTGGTGAAATCTGCAAATCGATCCCCTGACACAAAAGCGAATGCACTGGCCCATTGGGAATTGATTGCAGCCCAATCCGAATCTGACCATTCTTGATGACGACAGCTGGGGAGTACTCTTGCTTTGGCTTTGGTGGAGTCAGCTGTTGCCAATTCCAGAGCCCCTCTGCACTCCGTGTGGCAAATAGCTGCGGTGAGTTCAACTCAACCCGTTTGACCAGGATTCGCCGTGAATCCTGAAGCAGTTTCCCGTCGACAGTCACTGTCAACTGAGGGATTTTCGCCAGAGGGGCGCCACTCTTTTGTGATTGAATATCCAGCTCAGTGATCACGAGTTGCGAACCGTTGACCAGATTCGCACTCTGAAAACTGACGCGACAATCAACAAAAATTGTCTCGATCGCTTTCGCCACTGCGTTGTGGATGAGTACATCTTTTTGCGACCAAAAGTGCAAACCGACAGCCCCAGCTGCGATGACAGTCACCAACAGCAGCATCAGCATCCATTGCAGTGTTCCTCGGATTCCGTCCCAAGTCACAAGTTCGATCCGTCTAGAGCATCTTCAAAAAATGTTCGCATTCTGTCTCGTGGAGATCAGCGATTCACCACATGCAAATCACACTTCGCGGGCACAAGGAACACGAAAGTGGCTTAACACATCAATCCGCTCGACGCTTCGATTCATCATTCAACCTTCCACAAATCGACAAAATGCCAATCGCTGAAAGCACCAGCAACGGGGCTTCTGCCGGGAGTCGATAACGTAATGAGCTGACGAAAATCATATGTAAGCCCGCGAAGTAGAATATCGGGCCGGCACAAACGACAATAGACCAGTTTTTCTCCCAAATCTTCCAAGCCCCCCAGGCTGCCAAGAAAAAAACAGGGATCGTGTACAAACAGAGACCAATCCGTATGAGCGCTTTATCGAACTGCGCGGCATTGGGCCACGGTTTCCAATACCGCCACAGCTTCGCCCCCGCCAAACTGACGACTCTTGAAGGATTCGCCTTGGCGAACTCCCACGACCTGCGTTGATACTCCTTGTCGACTTCGTACTCTGTCATCTCGTTGGGCAACTGGTCGTCATCGAAAAATCGCATGTCGCTCGCCCCCGTCGCTTGTGGATTGAGACCATCGTACAAGCTCGGTCCCATCCAAAATGTCGTCAGCTTGAAGTGTCCAGAAACATTTTGATTCCGAACTCCCCAAGGGAGCAGAACGAGAACCATCCCCAACGTCATCAGAACCGCAGCGATGCCACTATTCCAACGTGGTGAAATGAACGCAAGCAACAGGAAGCCCAGAAGAGGACCGACCAAAATCCAACTTGGCTTCGTGTAAACGCCAAGACCAATCAGGATTCCGGTCAAGAGTGCCCACCCGCAAACCTTCGAAACCGAAACCGAACTCTGGGTGAGTTGCTCAATTAACGAAACGGCTCCAAGTAGAGACAACAACATCGTAAATCCGAAGAGCGTCTCAGAGAGAATCACGCCCGAAAAGCCGATCGATGCCGGGGAGATCGCTAAAAGGGCAGCCGCGATCAACCCTGCTGCAGACGAATGAATTCGCTTTCCAAGCAGATAGAGCAATCCACACGAGAGGGCTCCCAATGTTGCCAACAGAATTCGAGCAGCGAAGCGGCTCTCGCCAAAGATGGAAATCGAGATCGCCAAAACTGCGGGAAGTCCCGGCATCCGATGAACAGACCTCGGCGGAGAATGGATCGCATAGTCTTCGCCTTTAACGATTGTCTTCGCCAGATCCCAATACCCTTCAGCATCTCCCGAGATCAAGTAATCTCGCCCCGTTGCATCGAGACGTTCCTGTAACCAGACAACGAAGCCGGCTCTCAACACGAGCGCAACCAGAAGAATGAGCAACAGCAATCGACGATCATATTGAGAGTGACACGCCGATTTCATAGGGAGTCTGCTTTGTGATTCAATATCAATGATGAAAAGTGGATAAATTTGAGGGAATGTCGGTTCCAGTCTATCTCACGCGACTGGATTTTGAACAGCATGATTTTCTCACTTTCAGACGATCCTGCTGTTACGTTTGCCCCATGTTTGTGAAAACGATAAAAGGGTTGAATGGAGTTCTTGAGAAGACTTCGACAGGAATTTGTTTGTACAAACATGAGATGGTGAGTGAGATGGCAAGTCCGATTCGAGTGGCAGTGACCGGGGCAGCTGGGAACATTGGGTATGCGTTGGCGTTTCGACTGGCGAGTGGTGAGGTTTTTGGTCCTGACCAGCCAGTGCATCTGAATTTGATTGAAATCCCCCCTGCAATTTCCGCTCTGGATGGAGTGGAAATGGAACTCGACGACTGTGCATTTTCCACACTCGCAGGTGTCACAAAAGTTGACAGTGATCATCTCGAAGAGGGGTTTGGCGATTGCAACTTCGTGCTGTGCGTCGGCAGTGTGCCACGCGGAAAAGGAATGGAACGTGGAGACCTGATTCGAATCAATGGCCCGATTTTCACAAACACAGGAAAAGCAATTCAAGCAGCCGCTGCGAAAGATGTTCGAATTGTTGTCGTCGGAAACCCTTGTAACACAAACTGCTTGATTGCAATGAACAACGCTCCCGACATCCCACGGGACCGCTGGTACGCAATGATGATGCTCGACCAAAACCGTGCGAAAACACAACTCGCTCAAAAATCCGGTCAACCAGTTTCGTCGGTTTCAAAAATGACGATCTGGGGCAACCACTCCGCGACACAGTTCCCCGATTATTTCCACGCAGAAATCGGTGGCACACCAGCCCCTGAAGTCATCAAAGATGATGCCTGGTTGCAGAATGATTTCATCCCCATCGTTCAGAAACGTGGTGCAGCTGTGATCAACGCTCGCGGTGCAAGTAGTGCCGCATCTGCTGCCAACGCTGCGTTGGACACAGTCAAGTCGATCATCTCTGTGACTCCAGAGAACGAAACATTCAGTGCAGCCGTATGCAGCGATGGCTCTTACGGCGTCGATGAAGGTCTCATCTTCGGATTCCCACTCCAGAGCGATGGCGCAACCAGTAAGATTGTCCAAGGGCAGGAACACAACGAGTTCGCACAACAAAAAATCGATGCGACACTGAAAGAGCTTCGTGAAGAACGAGACACCGTCAAGGATCTCTTGAACTAACTGACGAAGTCATCTCTCTACGAAGTGAAGTTGTCAGGCACATACTGACTTCTTGTACTGACTTCTTGAATTCGCGATCCAAAGGCATTGGACGAGCACGAACATTACCGTGTTCGTTCATTGCCATCTTCCGTCAACTCCGGCGGTTGGACCACGAGACTATTTGAATCGAGTCCCACAATGACAATTGAAACGACGAATTGCTTTCTTGTCGAAAAATTCGGTGACGAAATCCGTTCACGATTGTCGGCGGTCCCTCTTCCCGAATTAGGTTCGGGTGAAGTTATCGTTGAAGTGAGCCACTCGTCCTTAAACTACAAGGACGCGATGGCAGCGACTGGTCACCCGGGAATCGTGAAGAATTTCCCACATGTTCCCGGCGTCGACGCTGTGGGGACTGTCGTTGAGAGTCAGGACGAACGCTACCAACCCGGCGATCAAGTCATCGCGACTGGTCACGAATTGGGCGTCGAACGTTGGGGCGGATGGGCGTCGCATCTCATTGCTCCGGGTGACTGGCTGGTCAAATTGCCAGCGAGCCTCACACCCGCAGAGAGTATGACTCTTGGAACGGCTGGGTTCACAGCAGCTCAAAGCGTAGCAGCACTTCTGAAATACGGGCGAACTCCAGAAGATGGAAAAGTGATTATCAGCGGAGCGACGGGCGGAGTCGGATCAATTTCAGTCATGCTTCTCGCCAAACTCGGTTTTGACGTGGTCGCGATCACTGGAAAAACGGATCGCCACGACTGGCTGAAACAACTCGGAGCGACAACTGTCGCAGGTCGAGAAGAATTGTCAGGCAATGAAAAGCGGCCACTTCTGAAAGGAGAGTTCGCAGCCGGAATCGACACCGTTGGTGGCGGCGTCTTGGCGACCATGCTGAAGAAAATTGAACATCGAGGTTGTGTCGCCTGTTGCGGTGTGACTGGTGGTGGCGAACTGCCGACAACAGTTTACCCCTTCATCCTCCGAGGAATCGCACTCTTTGGAATCGATTCCGCATGGTGTCCCGACGATCTTCGTAAAGAAATCTGGAACAAACTGGCAACAGACTGGAAGCTTGATCAGCTACTGGATGCAAAAATTGACCTCTCACTCACGACTGTCTCCGCAGCTGTGGAACAAATTCTCGACGGAAAATTTGCAGGCCGGGGTGTAATTCATCTCAGCGAGTGAGATATGCTTCTCTTTCCCCTGATGCACCTTCACAGGAGATTTGATGATGCGAATCGTGTCCCGCTGGATGTTGACGCTTTCCCTGTTCTTGATTTTGAAGAGCACTCTCGTTGCAGACGAATTGCCTGCTCCGACTGGAGACCCCGCGATCATCCCCGCAGGAGCAAAGCTTGAAGAACTCTGGAAAGAGGGTCTCTTCACCGAAGGGGTTGCGGCAGCTCCGGATGGTCGGATCTATTTCAGCGACATCTCAGCAGGAGATCGTCCCGGGCGGATCTTACGGTTCGATCCTTCGACAAAAAAAACTGATGTCTATTGTGCCGGCAGTGGCCAAAGCAACGGATTGATGTTTGACCGCAATGGGAATTTGATCGCGGCCTGTGGGGCGAACGGTGGAAAGATTGCGCTGTGCCGAATCGAAGAAGAGGGAGCCTTGAAGGTTCTTGCCTCCAAATTCGATGGGAAAGTGTTCAACTCTCCAAATGACCTGGTGATTCATCCAGATGGTTCCATTTTCTTCAGCGACCCCCGCTATGTTGGTACGGAGCCGACGGAACTTGATCACATGAGCGTCTTTCGCTTCGATCCCAAAACACAAAAACTGACGCGAGTGACGACAGAGATCACCAAGCCCAACGGTGTCATTCTCTCTCCCGATGGCAGCACGCTTTACGTCGCCGAAACGAACCGGGGAACGACCGAAGTTGCGAAAGCGAAATCTTCGAATTCAAAAAGTCGAATGACACTGAATGCGTTTCGCATCAAAAAAGATGGCACGCTCGGAAAACGAAAAATCCTGCACGACTTCGGGGACCAACTCGGCATTGATGGAATGACCGTCGACACCAACGGAAACATCTACGCAGCCGTTCGTAGCGCGGAACGACATGGCATCATTGTTTTCAGTCCTGCAGGACATGTAAAAGCGTACATCCCTACTCCTGACCTTCCAACCAATTGCTGCTTCGGCACAGGCGAAGGAAAGCAAACTCTCTATCTCACAGTCGGTAAAGGCTTGTACCGAATCAAGCTGAAAAGCACCGGATACCATCCGGCAACTTCCTGATTCTTTTTCAACTACAATTATTATGTCAAACTCCAAACGTGCTGTCGTTCTTTTAAGCGGCGGACTGGATTCCGCAACAGTTCTCGCAATTGCCAAAAGCGAAGGCTACGAATGTTACGCCCTCTCCTTCGACTATGGGCAACGACATCAGTTTGAACTGCAAGCTGCTGAAAAGCTCTGCCAGAAATTTGATGTTCAAAAACATGTCACCATTGAAATCGACCTCCGCAAGTTTGGCGGTTCGGCTTTAACAGAAGAAATCGAAGTCCCGAAAGATCGAGATGAGGAAGTGATGGCGACCGGTATTCCAATCACTTACGTCCCTGCCAGGAATACAGTGTTCCTCTCGATTGCTCTCGGCTGGGCAGAAGTGCTAGGTGCATTTGACCTGTTCATCGGTGTCAACGCGGTCGACTACAGTGGGTACCCGGACTGTCGACCGGAATTTATTCAGCAGTTCACAAAACTCGCAAATTTGGCGACGAAAGCAGGCGTCGACGGAAGCGGAGAGTTCAACATTCACACTCCTCTCATCGATCTCACAAAGGCGCAAATCATTCAGAGAGGGATCACGCTCGGCGTCGACTACAGCCAGACACATAGCTGCTATGATCCAAATGAAGCAGGCATTAGCTGCGGGCATTGCGACGCCTGTCAACTCCGCCAACGCGGTTTTGAAAATGCCGGCTTGACCGACCCAATTGAATACCAAACTTGAATCACTCGCTTTTCTTTAGAGCATTTCCAATGCTTCTCTTGTCCGCGAAGTACGTTTTCACAAGTCCATACGCTGATGCCACGAGACAGTACTGTTAAGACGAATTATAGATTTGCTCTAGAACCTCTTTCGAATTGGTGCTCAGGTTCTGCCTCGTGGGGTACAGCATCTCCACTAGATAAAAGTCCTCGATGAGTGCGTGCACGGGTTGAGGAACCCGCTCTCTCCTGCTGTTTTGATTCACCACCTCCGCACCACCTCCGCACAATTTGTCACGAGATTCATTCAGGCCGTCATTACCGTTTCAGGCCGCACCAATTGCTTCAAGTCCCCTGATTGACATCTTGCTTTGGTCGATCGGCACTTCTTGCGCAAATTCTCCAAAATCTCAACGCACCAACGTCGATAAGCTGAACAGGAACGGCGGTCTGTGAATCAATTAACCGTACAGAAATCGAAGTGTTGGAAAAGTGCGATGGTGGAAAAATCCCAATCAGTGATGCGAGTGGTCTCGTTGGTCCTTTTTACGATGATCTTCGCAGGGGCGTGGGCCAATGACCGCCCACGTGAGGTTTTGGCACAAAAGGAGATGCCCAAACCCTCTGCCAGTATCAGCCAGGAAGCTGATACAGGAGCCACCGCACTTGCCGGGGCTGTTTCTGAAAGGACTGCTCCAGAAGTGGTCGTCCCTGAACATGTGATGCCCAAGCCTGTACTGGAAGATATCACGCCATCCGAATTTGGAATGACGATGTCAATTTCAGTCGAGACGGAAGGTTTGACGATCAAAGGCAAAACTGTTCAGCAGCACATTCAGAAACTGCCCCTTG from Thalassoglobus polymorphus includes the following:
- a CDS encoding ArnT family glycosyltransferase; translation: MKSACHSQYDRRLLLLILLVALVLRAGFVVWLQERLDATGRDYLISGDAEGYWDLAKTIVKGEDYAIHSPPRSVHRMPGLPAVLAISISIFGESRFAARILLATLGALSCGLLYLLGKRIHSSAAGLIAAALLAISPASIGFSGVILSETLFGFTMLLSLLGAVSLIEQLTQSSVSVSKVCGWALLTGILIGLGVYTKPSWILVGPLLGFLLLAFISPRWNSGIAAVLMTLGMVLVLLPWGVRNQNVSGHFKLTTFWMGPSLYDGLNPQATGASDMRFFDDDQLPNEMTEYEVDKEYQRRSWEFAKANPSRVVSLAGAKLWRYWKPWPNAAQFDKALIRIGLCLYTIPVFFLAAWGAWKIWEKNWSIVVCAGPIFYFAGLHMIFVSSLRYRLPAEAPLLVLSAIGILSICGRLNDESKRRAD
- a CDS encoding malate dehydrogenase; the protein is MASPIRVAVTGAAGNIGYALAFRLASGEVFGPDQPVHLNLIEIPPAISALDGVEMELDDCAFSTLAGVTKVDSDHLEEGFGDCNFVLCVGSVPRGKGMERGDLIRINGPIFTNTGKAIQAAAAKDVRIVVVGNPCNTNCLIAMNNAPDIPRDRWYAMMMLDQNRAKTQLAQKSGQPVSSVSKMTIWGNHSATQFPDYFHAEIGGTPAPEVIKDDAWLQNDFIPIVQKRGAAVINARGASSAASAANAALDTVKSIISVTPENETFSAAVCSDGSYGVDEGLIFGFPLQSDGATSKIVQGQEHNEFAQQKIDATLKELREERDTVKDLLN
- a CDS encoding YhdH/YhfP family quinone oxidoreductase; the protein is MTIETTNCFLVEKFGDEIRSRLSAVPLPELGSGEVIVEVSHSSLNYKDAMAATGHPGIVKNFPHVPGVDAVGTVVESQDERYQPGDQVIATGHELGVERWGGWASHLIAPGDWLVKLPASLTPAESMTLGTAGFTAAQSVAALLKYGRTPEDGKVIISGATGGVGSISVMLLAKLGFDVVAITGKTDRHDWLKQLGATTVAGREELSGNEKRPLLKGEFAAGIDTVGGGVLATMLKKIEHRGCVACCGVTGGGELPTTVYPFILRGIALFGIDSAWCPDDLRKEIWNKLATDWKLDQLLDAKIDLSLTTVSAAVEQILDGKFAGRGVIHLSE
- a CDS encoding SMP-30/gluconolactonase/LRE family protein; its protein translation is MMRIVSRWMLTLSLFLILKSTLVADELPAPTGDPAIIPAGAKLEELWKEGLFTEGVAAAPDGRIYFSDISAGDRPGRILRFDPSTKKTDVYCAGSGQSNGLMFDRNGNLIAACGANGGKIALCRIEEEGALKVLASKFDGKVFNSPNDLVIHPDGSIFFSDPRYVGTEPTELDHMSVFRFDPKTQKLTRVTTEITKPNGVILSPDGSTLYVAETNRGTTEVAKAKSSNSKSRMTLNAFRIKKDGTLGKRKILHDFGDQLGIDGMTVDTNGNIYAAVRSAERHGIIVFSPAGHVKAYIPTPDLPTNCCFGTGEGKQTLYLTVGKGLYRIKLKSTGYHPATS
- the queC gene encoding 7-cyano-7-deazaguanine synthase QueC, coding for MSNSKRAVVLLSGGLDSATVLAIAKSEGYECYALSFDYGQRHQFELQAAEKLCQKFDVQKHVTIEIDLRKFGGSALTEEIEVPKDRDEEVMATGIPITYVPARNTVFLSIALGWAEVLGAFDLFIGVNAVDYSGYPDCRPEFIQQFTKLANLATKAGVDGSGEFNIHTPLIDLTKAQIIQRGITLGVDYSQTHSCYDPNEAGISCGHCDACQLRQRGFENAGLTDPIEYQT